Proteins co-encoded in one Montipora capricornis isolate CH-2021 chromosome 12, ASM3666992v2, whole genome shotgun sequence genomic window:
- the LOC138025179 gene encoding uncharacterized protein, with protein MVQCWYHLTTGTMVGDPQLMAKVSSDESFYENVIVSKQVGAKRDINSNLEIEENETYCTMQGKLDSPTALPEHENVQDGENIYEMIPGDCAQQKFNQTPMIRSFSFGTAASRSSDGHILEASEKIERSNSCVSNLRVSSPLASKSSPDISSTHYAEIIHTNKVSDFVPSRPTRDSENPILRQDFSGNLSFLPNLRNLRKHLTEISQERCLDREQRSARTTPSHTPECPRRLNETVPDKCLSGSVSPGLSPEPSPRGKNPPGPIYVNMEFPFVENGENESRRSSGSSRSSVSCNEGLSLSSTEDAAFRETDLSSYENVRDVLECSKLKEKSSPVDIVYSDLHFHDSRLSFPRGSKLALESATPTNGLDNKLKVEETSRCLPVQPSPRLPPRGENVTHDPRQKSRSLEKLSGGVLGFYSARFVRGIVVQRSNAKALQTSIHDLVSKTKVEDCSSVNVEVTSDMMRISTNCPPWEVIASFDIENIGCIDLYEHETSTLGVIVCVPETDAHCYVIQCPDAQLIYSAVKNAFNSSNPKAFNVPISTPVGPGSWLGEKDVTTFSGISYLGSLKMKKTYLLINEGISSLLEKAHPKEFKTVFLEVQSENIRIIDGRDSKILHEHAIPWILKLGIYEEDPRLFGFIVSEARQGEKTRMLCHVFRCGRVTTSVAATEAIRLGCQATYSERRDSARANKRISFLSSSSNGSQECSGSPPSSDSSDVVFTEEVENKRDTNPENSKVKGKDPTKRHSLSLTRFVSIPRTIRSTSLPHAFHASSASKKDKESHTQGDTEKPHPTFERTTSVSSAGASDVADSSWEIVEEKEYNFDVTYLCSTVINPPLRPKHLRECVKQYQKQHAKAFKKFGVNPAKEVSLFVSIDGVKMTNKNAQKGEEEMFFPFSSVNHVMAHPENPEYFAFALVVTGDSKHKCHLFQQTKVPPGELIETFQSFM; from the exons ATGGTTCAGTGTTGGTACCATTTGACGACAGGGACAATGGTCGGTGATCCTCAATTGATGGCGAAAGTGTCTTCCGACGAATCGTTCTACGAGAATGTCATAGTAAGTAAACAGGTTGGAGCCAAGAGAGATATCAACAGTAATTTAGAAATTGAAGAAAACGAGACTTATTGTACGATGCAAGGGAAGCTGGATTCCCCGACGGCGTTGCCGGAGCACGAAAACGTTCAAGACGGCGAAAACATTTACGAGATGATACCAGGCGATTGTGCACAGCAGAAATTTAACCAGACGCCTATGATTCGTTCTTTTAGCTTTGGCACTGCTGCAAGTAGATCAAGTGACGGGCACATATTGGAAGCATCGGAGAAGATAGAAAGATCAAACTCATGCGTATCGAACCTTCGCGTGTCGTCTCCCCTGGCTTCGAAATCAAGCCCCGATATCAGTTCTACGCATTATGCTGAAATCATTCACACCAACAAAGTTTCAGACTTCGTACCTTCGCGGCCGACGAGAGATTCTGAAAATCCTATTCTTCGGCAAGACTTCAGTggaaatttatcatttttgcCGAACTTGCGAAATCTGCGTAAGCATTTGACAGAGATTTCCCAAGAACGCTGTTTAGACCGCGAGCAGCGAAGCGCCAGAACAACACCAAGTCACACGCCGGAGTGTCCACGGAGACTTAACGAGACGGTCCCAGACAAGTGTTTATCGGGTAGCGTTTCGCCCGGACTCTCACCAGAGCCATCGCCACGCGGAAAGAATCCACCGGGACCGATCTACGTGAATATGGAGTTTCCGTTTGTGGAAAACGGCGAAAACGAATCTCGACGCAGTTCCGGCAGCAGTAGAAGTAGCGTGAGTTGCAATGAGGGCCTAAGTTTGAGTAGCACAGAAGATGCTGCGTTTAGGGAGACAGACCTTTCGTCTTACGAAAATGTTAGGGATGTGCTCGAATGTAGTAAGCTCAAAGAGAAGAGCTCTCCAGTTGATATTGTTTACAGCGATCTACATTTTCATGATTCGAGGCTATCCTTCCCTCGGGGCTCGAAACTTGCGTTAGAGAGCGCAACTCCTACTAACGGCTTAGATAATAAGCTCAAGGTGGAAGAAACATCGCGCTGCCTTCCTGTTCAACCAAGTCCTCGGCTTCCACCGCGCGGTGAAAACGTAACACACGATCCAAGACAGAAAAGCCGTAGCCTTGAAAAACTAAGCGGCGGGGTGCTAGGATTTTACTCGGCCCGCTTTGTAAGAGGCATCGTTGTTCAAAGGTCAAACGCAAAGGCATTGCAAACTTCTATTCATGATCTCGTGTCGAAAACGAAAGTCGAAGATTGCTCTTCGGTGAATGTCGAAGTTACATCGGACATGATGCGAATCAGCACAAATTGCCCGCCCTGGGAAGTCATCGCAAGTTTCGACATCGAAAACATTGGCTGTATTGATCTGTATGAACACGAGACATCGACGCTTGGAGTGATTGTGTGTGTGCCCGAGACAGACGCCCACTGTTACGTGATTCAGTGCCCTGACGCTCAGCTAATTTACAGTGCTGTAAAGAACGCCTTTAACTCCTCCAATCCAAAG GCTTTCAATGTTCCAATTTCCACACCGGTAGGACCAGGCAGCTGGCTAGGAGAAAAAGATGTCACAACTTTCTCTGGAATCTCGTACCTCGGTTCGCTGAAGATGAAGAAGACTTATTTACTCATTAATGAAGGCATCTCTTCGTTATTGGAAAAAGCCCATCCAAAGGAATTCAAAACCGTTTTTCTCGAAGTGCAGTCCGAAAATATTCGAATAATCGATGGTCGAGACAGCAAGATTCTCCACGAACATGCAATTCCATGGATTTTGAAGCTCGGCATTTACGAAGAAGATCCTCGGCTCTTCGGCTTCATCGTGTCGGAAGCGCGGCAAGGGGAAAAGACCCGGATGTTGTGTCACGTATTTCGGTGCGGCCGAGTCACGACATCAGTGGCTGCAACAGAGGCTATTCGTCTTGGTTGCCAGGCCACCTATTCCGAACGCAGAGACTCCGCTCGCGCGAACAAAAGAATTTCATTCTTGTCAAGCAGCTCCAATGGATCACAGGAGTGTTCAGGTTCTCCGCCTTCTTCAGACTCGTCTGATGTGGTG TTTACCGAAGAAgtggaaaataaaagagacacaAACCCGGAAAATTCAAAGGTCAAGGGAAAAGATCCTACAAAAAGACACAGTTTGTCCCTTACACGCTTCGTCTCCATTCCTCGTACTATTCGTTCTACTTCTTTGCCGCACGCATTTCACGCGTCTTCAGCGTCAAAGAAAGATAAAGAGTCCCATACCCAGGGTGACACTGAGAAACCGCATCCAACTTTTGAGCGAACTACGTCTGTCAGCTCTGCTGGAGCGAGTGATGTCGCTGACAGCTCTTGGGAAATCGTGGAAGAGAAGGAATACAATTTCGATGTGACTTATCTTTGTTCGACCGTGATAAATCCGCCACTGAGGCCGAAACACTTGCGTGAATGCGTAAAACAATACCAGAAACAACATGCTAAAGCCTTCAAAAAATTTGGAGTGAATCCCGCGAAGGAGGTTTCACTGTTCGTATCTATAGACGGCGTGAAAATGACGAACAAGAACGCACAGAAAGGAGAGGAAGAAATGTTTTTCCCATTTAGTTCTGTTAATCACGTGATGGCTCATCCAGAGAACCCAGAATACTTTGCATTCGCTCTCGTCGTAACCGGCGACTCCAAGCATAAATGTCATTTATTCCAGCAGACGAAAGTTCCTCCTGGGGAGCTCATAGAAACTTTTCAATCTTTCATGTGA